The Glycine soja cultivar W05 chromosome 19, ASM419377v2, whole genome shotgun sequence genomic sequence TCAAGGGATGTTGCATGAGTGAAAGTTTGTAAAGGGGAACCCTTCATTAGTCATCTTCTATTTGTGTATGATTTGTTTATATTCATCAAAGAATTCGAGCAAGAGGCATGGACTTTGAGGGAGATCTTATCACTATATGGAAAGGCGTTAGGATAAGCCATTAATCTATCAAAGTTTGAGGTTTATTTTAGTAGGAATATGCTTTAGCTTTTGGGTGAAAGCATATCCTATGTTCTTAGGGTCATAGAAACCATGGGCACGGGCAAGTATCTAGGAATGTTGTCCTTGGTGGGTAGGAAGAGGGCTATTTTTGCGTACTTGAGAGATAAGGTTTGGAGGAGGATCAGTCTATCATGGGAAGAACTTGTCGAAGGTTAGGAAAAGGGTTCTTTTAAAGGTAGTCTTTCAGGCAATTCCTTCTTACCGTATGAGTGCATACCTCTTCCAATTACTTTGAGTGAGGATCTTAAGCGAATGATGAACTTATTCTGGTAGGGATCGAGCTTACATGGGAAAGAGGAATAAACCAGATGAGATGGAGTAAAATGTCAATGAACAAGGGGTTTGGAGGATTAGGCTTTCACAAAATTTATGCTTTCAATATTGTCATGTTGGGAAAACAAGGTATGAAGTTACATTCTATGTAGAGAGTTTGAATCATTGCATATGAAGGAATCCGAATCTATCTCAGATTTTGGCAACAAGGTGTTGGCTATTGTGAACCAAATGAAGCATTATGGAGAAAATATGGAAGATGTTCATGTGGTGGAAAAGATCCTTCGCTCCTTAATCGCTAAATTTGATTATATGGTTTGTGCTATTGAAGAGTCTAAGGATTTAGACTCAATGACCGTAGACCAATTGATGGGTTCTCTTCAAGTCTATGAAGAAAGGTTCAATAGAAGACATGATGAGCCATTGGAGCAAGTCCTCAAAGCCAAAGcttctttgaaagaaaatggaggagaaaGTAGTCAAAAAGCACGTGGACGTGGAAAAGGACATGGTCGTGGACGTGGTCATGGCCaaggaagaggaggaagaggagatcGTGATAATTTTGACAATAATGAATGGAGGAGCCATCAATCCACTAGAAgtcgaggaagaggaagaggaagaggtagAAACAATTATGAAAAAGCATATGAAAGGAGGTATGATAAGTCTAatgttgaatgttttaattgtcATAAATATGGCCATTACTCTTGGGAGTGTAGAACAAATGTTGAAGAGAAGGtcaatcttgttgatgataaagaagATAAAGAAGTTGAAGAACCAACACTACTACTATCACTTAATAATGGTGAGAAGGAAGACAAGTGCTTATGGTATCTTGACAATGGAGCAAGCAATCACATGTGTGGATGCAAAGAGAAATTTGTGGAACTTGATGAGAAGGTGAAAGGAAATGTTTCTTTTGGAGATTCTTCCAAGGTGCAAATCCAAGGAAAAggtaccattttaatttctttaaaagatggTGCTCACAAATTAATCACGAATGTTTACTATGTTCCTAAACTAAAAAGCAATATTTTGAGTTTGGGACAACTTGTTGAAAAGGGGTATGAAATTCATATGAAAGATTGTTGTTTATGGCTTCAAGATCAAAATTCTAATTTGATTGCCAAGGTGTTTATGTCAAGAAATAGAATGTTCACTTTGAACATTAAAACCAATGAAGCAAAATGTTTGAAGGCTAGCATAAAAGATGAATCATGGTGTTGGCATATGAGATTTGGGCACTTGAATTTTGGAGCACTAAAATCCATAGGAGAGGAGAAGATGGTGAAAGGGATGCCTCACATCAACCATCCTAATCAATTGTGTGAAGCATGTCTCCTTGGAAAGCATGCAAGAAGGAGTTTTCCAAAAGAAGCTAATTCAAGAGCAAAGGAGCCTCTCCAACTTGTTTACACCGATGTGTGTGGCCCAATCAATCCTCCTTCATGtggtaacaataaatatttcttgctttttattgatgattatagtAGAAAGACTTGGGTTTATTTTCTAAAGCAAAAATCTGAGGCATTTgtagtttttgaaaattttaaagctCTTGTGGAAAAGGAGAGTGGTTATGTAATCAAAGCTCTAAGATCCGATAGAGGTGGCGAATTCACatcaaaagaatttaatgatttttttgaaaaatataggaTTCGTCGCCCTCTAACGGTTCCTAGATCTCCATAACAAAATGGGGTAgcggagagaaaaaataaaactattctTAATATAACTAGATGTATGTTGAAGGCTAAAAATATGCCAAAGGAATTTGGGGCTGAAGCTGTTGCATGTGCCGTTTATTTGTCCAATCGCTCCCCAACAAAGAATGTCAAAGATCAAACATCACAAGAAGCATGGAGTGAAGTGAAGCCAAGAGTTGATCACTTAAGAGTATTTGGGAGCATTGCATATGCTCATGTACCCGACCAAGGAAGATTCAAGCTTGATGATCGGAGTGAGAAACATGTGTTCATTGGCTATGATGCAAGCTCAAAAGGCTACAAATTGTACAATCCAAACAATGGAAAGACAATTGTGAGCcgagatgtcgagttctatgaaAAAGGCACATGGAATTAGGAGGAGAAAGAAGACACTTATGATTTTTTCTCATACTTTGAAGAAATAGATGAAGAAGCCTTGACTCCAAATGATTCAACTCCAGCACTTTCACCAACTCCTTCAACCAATGAAGCCTCATCATCTTCTGAAGGGAGTTCAAGTGAAAGGCCAAGAAGAATGAGAAATATTCAAGAATTATATGATGAAACTAAagttataaatgattttttttgtctttttgttgaCAGTGAACCCTTAAACTTTGATGAAGCAATGAAAGACAAAAGGTGGAgacaagccatggaagaagaaatcaaagccATTGAGAAGAACAACACTTGGGAGTTATCAAGCCTTCCCAAAGGTCATGAAGCAATTGGAGTCAAATGGGTGTtcaaaatcaagaagaatgCAAAAGGAGAGGTTGAGAGACACAAAGCAAGACTTGTAGCTAAAGGCTACAAGCAACAATATGGAGTTGATTATGATGAAGTGTTTGCACTGGTTGCCCGCATGGAGACCATTCGTCTTCTTATTTCCTTGGCAGCTCAAATGAAGTGGAGAATTTTTCAACTTGATGTAAAATTGGCATTTCTAAATGGCtatcttgaagaagatgtctatgTTGAACAACCAATGGGTTTTTTCATCGAAGGTCAAGAAGGAAAagtcttgaaattgaacaaggcgTTGTATGGTCTAAAGCAGGCACCGAGGGCATGGAATACTCGCATTGACAAGTACTTCCAAGACAATGGGTTTATTCGTTGTCAAAATGAGTATGCTCTTTatgttaaaacttttaataatggtgatgtcttatttatttgtctttataTGGATGACCTTATCTTTACTGGCAATaacccaaatttgtttgaagACTTCAAGGAGTCCATGTCTCGTGAATTTGATATAACAGATATGGGACTCATGTCATATTACTTGGGAATGGAAGTGAAGCAAATAGAGAATGATATCTTTGTCTCACAAGGAAGCTACACAAAAGAAGTgttgaagaaatttaatatgCTTGATTGCAATCCCGTGAACACACCTATGGAAGGTGGCTTGAAGTTATCAAAGTTTGATGAAGGAGAGAAGGTAGACTCCACGGTCTTCAAGAGTCTTGTGGAGAGTTTAAGGTATCTAACCAATACAAGGCCCGATATTCTATATGCGGTGGGAGTTGTGTGTCACTTTACGGAGGCTCCTACCTCTCCTCATCTAAAAGCCGCAAAAAGAATTCTTCGTTACTTGAAGGGTacaattgattttggattgttTTATTCTCCCTCCAATAACTATAAGCTTGTGGGATTTTGTGATAGTGATTTTGCCGGAGATGttgatgatagaaaaagtactaccaaatttgtattttttatgggtGATTGTGTTTTTACATGGAGTTCTAAGAAGCAAGGCATTGTGACACTTTCTACTTGGGAAGCCGAGTATGTAGCTGCAATTTCTTGCACATGTCATGCCATTTGGCTAAGAAGATTGTTGGAGGAACTTCAGTTGTTGCAAAAGGAAAGCACAAAGATCTATGTTGATAATAGATCTGCACAAGAGCTTGTCAAGAATCCGGTGTTCCATGAACGAAGTAAGCATATAGATACAAGGTATCATTTCATTAGAGAGTGCATTACCAAGAAAGAAGTAGAATTGACTCATGTGAAAACTCAAGATCAAGTTGCAGATATTTTTACCAAGCCTCTCAAATTTAAAGATTTTCGAAGATTGCGAGCAAGACTTGGTGTGCAGAAGAATTTTCCAATTAAGGGAGGAtgttagatattaattagaaaaataataataacaagttttatgAGCCTTAAATTGTGGAAGATGAAAGTTGTAAGTTACAAAGTCTTAAATAAGCAATTATGTGAGCATTCAATATTCTTGAATAAGCAAATTATGTGAGTAGTCACtctattttagtataaataggGGATCATACTCTTGTATTTTGGTGtggcaaatgaaataaaatcttcttcttcttccgacATATACAAGGTCAGATCGGCATATTGTTGGCTAAGGAAAGTGATGCAAAATGTGAATGATTTAAAAGTCCCTGACAACTAGAAGGCTTTGGGGAAGCCGCATGTTTAGGGGAAGGTGAGAAACCTTTTTTGGCGCACATGCAGGAGTTGTCTACCAACTCGTACGCAGCTCTGCACACGAGGGGTGGAATATCCAACAACGTGCATGTTTTGCGAGACAAATCTTGAAAATGGTTGGCACATTTTGCTGAACTGTGAGTTTAGTATCCAAGTCTGGAAGGAAGCTGGGTTGTGGTCTCATCTGGAGCGGTGATTCGAGTAGTAAAAGGACTATCTAAGGTTGTGTTCGCAATAATAATGAGCCTGGAAAAGCATTTGGTAGAGAGATTCGCAATGATAGCTTGGAGTATCTGGCAATGCCGAAACGGGAAACTGTACATGTGGGTGGATAAGATGGGCACCCCGAGACAGGTAGTGGAGAGGGGGAGATAAATGCTATAGGATTGGAAAAAGGTCATAAATCTTGATAACCACGTGGTAAAAATGAGAGAATTGCAAGAGGAACTCACTGGAAACCCCCCACAGGAGATGCGTTGGAATGATTCCAAGGCAACTTTCTTTGGCTAGCAAGGAGGTTTTGGGTATGGTATGTGCATGAGAGATAGCTTGTGGTAGTTTTGTTTATCTTCAGTGGATTGGAAACATGTTGATATTCCAATTCGTGAAGGGGAGGCACTTGTTGTGCTTGCTTCAATTAAGTGGTTGATGGACCTAGACACTTGGCTTGCCTTCGTTGAGATAAACTGTAAGCAAGTCGTGGACGCTCTCAAGTGCAATTCGGGTGATTTCTTTGAATTTGGCAGTATCATTTCACAATGCAAGGTTCTTTTATGTATGGTACCTAACTTTCAAGTTAGCTTTGTTAGAAGGCAGGCCATCCTAGAAGCACATGCTTTAGCTAGGGCATCAAGGAACTATGCATGCCTTACTAGTTTCTGTATTATTCCATATTGTATTGTTGGAAATATTATCAATGAAACGAGTTAAGTTGTTTGccctaaaaaaaacaatgaaagggAATAAAACACATAAATAGGAATGCCACccttttttagtataaaaaaaatgtcacccATTTTTTAACGATTGATATATCTTAGGAATGAAGACAGAGGTACTGGAAgtgcttttttaatttttatattttataaaactggAAGTATTcgacttaatttttatattttttaaaacgggAAGtgcttttttaattagttttgtgGATGTTTTAGctttatgttaattttgttcatgttaaaacttattttctaatatttttaaaaatgcatgatgttttttaaatggaaaaagtaaaaccaaaaaaagctaAGCAAACGCAATTGTTGTTAAAATTAGCAAGTTACCCATGATGTATTACTGAGATATTTAtaaacttaataataataaaattatatgtctTGGAAAGAAAACATATAACAGTAGATGCCTCCATAGATgataatgaatatttaatttttataaataaatcaattaaatagttaaatttttttaatttaagcaaaaattttgaaaataaattatttcaaataacatatatttttaatatttattaatttaatataatatatcaaaataaaaaaattcatttgacaTATTATCAAACtataaaacttaatttaaatctaaattaacgttaaatatatttaaacatattGTTTtggagaaataaaatatataagggtaaaatatatttttatcattctaattttttgttttaaatttggtattaattatttaaagaaaaaattgtccTATTTTCATCTCTCTGATTTGAAAATActccatttttttattgtcaaatTATAGTTACCATTTAATAGCAGTTAAAAaccataagaaaatatattttgatgacCAAAAAtggaatattttgaaattagaaataataaatttttagagaattaaaattgaatACTATTATTTCTAtctatataattttatcttataaaaataatagaaaaatgaattaaattatgtatagagtatcaatttttttttttcatatcgaTACATATGACATTTTCCCAACAATTAATGTATGTGAGACAGAAACTTTCACTTACAATTTTTagcttttattaatattatatttaattttttaataattaataagcataaaaataaactgtaaataaaatagaattttataaaatctatgATGGTAGAGTAGTTCCCtagataaaatagaaataagttCACAAATTATATTCAAGAGGCTTAAATACAATTTGCTTCTCCCATTTAATTTGTCCAATTTGGTTTCCCAATTTAGAAGATACTTAGTCCCCTTAATTGTCggatttttgaaaaaagttattcttatttattttttatttgtaaagttcaaaattacattaattattcttttatcaattatagTTTTACTTGTCTCATTTATTCTGAAGTGGACAGAGAAAGGAGTGAAATAGAAAAATTtacaactattttattaaaatcatgaatttttttttacaaaacaatattaaaatacatataaaaagaaacaaaggtagtacattataattaattaaataattacttGATGgtacttaaatgaatatattaggATTATGGttcaattgaaatatataaaaaaaaattaaatattgtaccaagttattaatttttgaaaactagAGGAGACTAAGGACTCATTtgtctaaaattaaataaaaagggcTTTTAAGTAAGTGCCTTTAAAAAAAGTGCTCTTTTATAagcatttgtttattttatagaaGCAGTTAAGATAtggttctaaaaaaaattaaaatacaaacaatttaaacaaacataaaaaaacacatacaactgctttttttaaaaaaatagtaaataaatttaaataaatacctaaattagttaaaataggaagatgaaaattacaaattgaataaaataggaAGACTTAAATTGTATTTAAGTCTAAAAGATTTTAgaagaataaaaacaatttttactcaaaatataaataaaaaaataagtaaaatttataataaaaacaattcacACGTgacttaatgaaaaaaaatctaaaatctaaaatttaaattcataagATAAGAACGAAGgtaattttctattaattaacttttcttTTCCTACTCTTCCACGCCAACCGTTTCTCAAAAAATGAGGAGcaacttaaaaaataagtacAAGAGGAGAGAGACTGAGTCACCCATGCCCCTTTCTTctttctaatattattttttttttcttgcattcTTTATTTCTTCACATTGAACTGCTGTAGCAGCATGAGCCACTGTGCATAGCACAGTTACTTCTctctttatcattttttccCAAATGGGGAATTAAAAAATGCGGTGGTGGATGGTGCAGTTGATGAGAATGctaattaaaatagttaaatttggTTTTGTGTGTATATTTTAATaatccaaattataaaaaaagcatATACTAAATTAAGCATATGTTTCCAGCAAATGGTGGGTGTCTCCATGTTGGATCTCTctcgtttcttcttcttcttcttcttcaccttAGTGTTCTCCTTCAACACTCTTAAGTCACTTTTGTCTTCTCCTTCAATATGGTGTTATTAGCTTGAACTCACTCCCAACGTTTCTTTTCTCATTGTTTTGACTGCAATATTGTAACGCTCACACTCCTTTTATTGCTGCCTTTGACTTGTCTTCCTTCCTTtgcaagagtttttttttttttaccttctcttctctctctttccttctttgatctttgtatgttatatatataggcGTTTGTTGCCTCACGGGGGCGTTTCTTTTCTTAATATCTGAATAAATAGGCACAAACTCATGCCTCAAAATCCTCACTTTTCTTCACTTTCCCTTCTAAATCAATCTGTGGTCATTGTCTCTTTCATGGCATGTTTGTGTGTTGATTATTCTCTTTGAAGGCTGATATATCTACCAACTTCTCATGATGTGAAGCTTTGTGGTATTTGTGTTGGGGCGGGCTTCTTTTATCAAGGTAAGAATCTCTTAATCCATtaagaaatcattttgttctgAACTTCTGATTATATTCATTTATAAGCATTAGTTTTCGTGGCTGAAATTCACATTAATCTTCTATTTCTTGAagttttgttaatcaacaaaTGGAAATGCCTTGGTTAATCGGTGTCTTATACACATCTCATGCATTTCAGaagatttatttgttttaaagacGATTCTTAGAGTTCTTATAATGTTATGCAGCAAAGAAAACTCTCATTCtgtttttgatattttgattttctttttcttaaggaAATTGGAATAgtactaattaaaatatgaagtagctttttttttttcactcctgTTTACTGGATTTCTATGTCTGTTTGTTGAACTTGTGCATATATGTATCTATATTTCTTACTCGTAACGCCTCACATGTCAACTAGAAATGTTGTTGCTGATGCTTTTGTCTGGATTTTCTCTCTGCAGATACAGGCAATTTCCTTCATAATAAGAGGGTAAAGAGTTTCCCTTATCAACATTTAACGTAGAGAACATATTGGGGGAGCATTGGCCTAGAAATGACCTATTATGACTAATAGAAAAGCATTACCTGTTCCAACCTTTGTTAGTGGCTTTTGTTTTAGTTACCATAGTTCGCAAAAGAAGATGAGAGTTAGGGAGTTATCACCCTCTGATGGCAATGGTTCCTCTACTAATGAAGATGAACCTTTACCTCAGGATGCAGATTATATTAATGTTCTGAGTCTTAGTGATGAGCTAGAGACTTCAATCTTGGCAAGATTTCCAAGATCACAGCACTGGAAGTTGTGCTTTCTCAACAAGCGGTTCTTGGCTCTCTCAAGGAGTGGCGAGATCTACAAAATAAGGAGAGAGTTAGGATTCAAAGAACCTTCAGTGTTCATGCTGGTAAGTGGGGAGAGCAATTGGTGGGGAATGGAGTGGCCTTTCATGTCAAGCAAGAAGCTCCCTCCTATCCAATCAGATTATAATTTTGAGTTTGGAGATAAGGAGTCATTTTGTGCAGGCTCTCACCTATTAGTCTCAGGCAAGGAGATTGATGGGGCTGTTATTTGGAGGTTCAATTCGATAAAAAATGAATGGCGCAAAGGGCCATCTATGATCAATCCAAGGTGTCTTTTTGCATCAGCCACTTGCAGTGCTATTGCTTTTGTTGCTGGGGGGCTTGATGCAGGAACTTACACCCAAGTCTTGGATTCTGCTGAGAAGTACAACTCTGAAAGCCGGTGTTGGGAGCCCCTCCCAAGAATGAAcaagaagagaaagttttgcTCAGGTTGTTTCATGGACAACAAATTCTATGTCCTTGGAGGGCAAGATGAGCATGGAAAGGACCTCACTTGTGGGGAATTCTTTGATGGAAAGGCAAATAGTTGGAACTTGATTCCTGACATGTGGAAGGATATTGTTTCACAGTCTCCACCTCTTCTTGCTGTTGTGAACAATGAGTTGTACACACTGGATGCTTCTTCCAATGAGCTGAAAGTGTATGTGAAAGGAACCAACACATGGAAGACTTTGGGAGTGGTTCCTGTGAGAGCTGATGCACAAGGAGGTTGGGGTGTGGCTTTTAAGTCTCTTGGTGATGAGTTGCTTGTTATTGGTGCACCTTCTATGCCACACATAGTGCATGCCTTGTCTATGTACACTTGCTGCCCTGATCCTGATGATGAGAAATTGAGGTGGAGGCAAATTGGATGTGGCAGCATTCAGCTTAATCACTTTATCCGCAATTGTGCGGTGATGGGGACCTGAACTTTGAGCAACAAGAAGAGCTTGAAATCAATCTCAGAATAACACTTGGAGGGTAATCTTGAGTTGTGATTAAGACAACCTTCTGTCATTTGATGATTTGATCTTTGTTTGTATTAATATGTTACATGTTGGTGTCACTTTTTGAAACAAGTTATTGTTAGGAAGCTTGTTGATGTATCTTCTACCTTTCATCTTTAACTTAGGAGGAGTGAAAAATGGTAAGTATGATCCTATTATTGCTGGAGAAGAAAACCAGATAAGGAGGTTCAAAGCTcaaatgctattttttttcccCTTGTTCTGGTGCTGATTATGTCAAGATTTCAAATCATGTTACTGAATATCAAATTTGAATCATTTGCTTCATTGCTTGAGTTGCCATACTTCGAATTACTTTTCAGTTCTTTGTCACCAGTTTCCATATTAATATATCTTAAGGGAATCCGACTTCGTTTTGTCAAAACTCTGAGCACTAGCATGTAACATTTCCTACTAATATGTTTTATCTATATGAATGCTACAAGACTTTTATTGTTGGTATTATTTCTTGGTTCTATTTTATCTCCAACAAGTTTAGTAATGAGTACAATGGTCCTATTGTTCCAATGGAAATTTTTAAATGCACAATTTCAacaatcttttatttctttttttgctaTGTTTAACTCTACGTATTCCTCTGTCTTTGTAGAGTACATTGGATGTGCAAAAATAACTACAAGagagtttttgttatttatattaatagttatctttgatgtttggttttagaagaaaaatgaaaaaaataaaaataaaaatgaaagaaaagaaaataaataaaaaataagatgatttttaagtTGTATGGTAGGGGAGAAAATGAATAGAAGTTTtagatgtataaaaaaaatgtattagaaaTAACATAAGTattctcaaaaagaaaagaaaaaatatgatcaAAATTATGTCAATTTAACTTTTATACAATGAATTGTCTCATTTTCGTCCAATACAGAGAGAACCAAAAGTTAAgatggaattaaaaaaaaaatatatttcctcTAATGTGgtgaacttcttttttttttaaccataggaattgaagaatataaaaaaaaattacaataaaatttaagataactcacatctttttgaattaattaaattaaatccgTAGTATGTTATTAGGTGAACAAAAGAAGCTAAAGAAAGAATAATTTgaagtttttatttctctcaGATACTATCTATCCCATTGGTTTCATGAATTTTTTCCCCTTCCTTTGTTAAATCCTCCGCAAGagaatattattaaaacaaatgaatttttataGAAGCAACTATAACCAATATTGCTTAACCATTTAATAATTGTACGAAGAGCTCATCTTTTGATACTTCATCCTCGAGATATGAAATTGACTCTGAGCTGTCATTTCACAATTAAATTCTGATATATGCTGATTTTTATACAAGTAACAAGTACAATGATGAATGACAAACTGCATAGCAGGAGCATGTACGTATTTCCAATCTTAC encodes the following:
- the LOC114399047 gene encoding F-box/kelch-repeat protein At3g27150-like; the protein is MTNRKALPVPTFVSGFCFSYHSSQKKMRVRELSPSDGNGSSTNEDEPLPQDADYINVLSLSDELETSILARFPRSQHWKLCFLNKRFLALSRSGEIYKIRRELGFKEPSVFMLVSGESNWWGMEWPFMSSKKLPPIQSDYNFEFGDKESFCAGSHLLVSGKEIDGAVIWRFNSIKNEWRKGPSMINPRCLFASATCSAIAFVAGGLDAGTYTQVLDSAEKYNSESRCWEPLPRMNKKRKFCSGCFMDNKFYVLGGQDEHGKDLTCGEFFDGKANSWNLIPDMWKDIVSQSPPLLAVVNNELYTLDASSNELKVYVKGTNTWKTLGVVPVRADAQGGWGVAFKSLGDELLVIGAPSMPHIVHALSMYTCCPDPDDEKLRWRQIGCGSIQLNHFIRNCAVMGT